In Mycobacterium gallinarum, a single window of DNA contains:
- a CDS encoding prolyl oligopeptidase family serine peptidase — protein MDGCNGAHITPGDHNGVVAQDPYLWLEDITGDDALNWVRAHNEPTLAKFGGSRFEQMRAEALEVLDTEARIPYVRRRGDHLYNFWRDAANPRGVWRRTTLDSYRTSDPDWDVILDVDALSDAEDENWVWAGADVLEPDHRLALIELSRGGADATVVREFDISTRQFVADGFELPEAKSGVAWQDQDTVLVGTDFGPDSMTESGYPRIAKRWRRGEPLENAQTLFEGAASDVSVGGGYDPTPGFERLFITRSFDFFNRDRFELRGDELIDIEIPTDSAMSVHREWLLIRPRTEWTVGAITYRPGSLLAARYDEFLSGARELTVVFEPDEHSSLDNYAWARDHLVLVTLVDVASHVELVTPGTWERSEISGIPPNTNTVLVDIDEHGDEMFLDSSGFDTPSQLLWGRAGGEVATIKSAPAFFDASDIEVTQHFVASADGTKIPYFVVGQRGSTGPGPTLLGGYGGFEVANTPGYAGVLGRLWLARGGTYVLANIRGGGEYGPTWHTQAMRENRHLVYEDFAAVASDLVDRGVTTVDQLGAQGGSNGGLLMGVMLTRYPELFGALVCSVPLLDMRRFHLLLAGASWMAEYGDPDDPDDWAFISEYSPYQNISADRRYPPVLITTSTRDDRVHPGHARKMAAALEQLGHSVAYYENIEGGHAGAADNAQTAFKSALIYEYLWSMLSRPDDRRGTGPAPSRPAG, from the coding sequence ATGGATGGGTGTAACGGGGCTCACATTACGCCGGGTGACCACAATGGTGTTGTGGCGCAAGACCCCTATCTGTGGCTCGAAGACATCACCGGCGACGACGCGCTGAACTGGGTGCGCGCGCACAACGAGCCGACCCTCGCCAAGTTCGGCGGATCCCGCTTCGAGCAGATGCGTGCCGAAGCGCTCGAGGTCCTCGACACCGAGGCGCGGATCCCGTACGTGCGGCGGCGCGGCGACCACCTCTACAACTTCTGGCGCGACGCGGCCAATCCGCGCGGGGTGTGGCGGCGCACCACGCTGGACAGCTACCGCACTTCCGACCCCGACTGGGACGTGATCCTCGACGTCGACGCGCTCTCCGACGCCGAGGACGAGAACTGGGTCTGGGCCGGCGCGGACGTCCTCGAACCCGATCACCGTCTGGCGTTGATCGAGCTGTCCAGGGGCGGCGCCGACGCCACCGTGGTGCGCGAATTCGATATTTCGACAAGGCAATTCGTTGCCGATGGATTCGAACTGCCGGAAGCCAAGTCCGGCGTCGCATGGCAGGACCAGGACACGGTGCTGGTGGGCACCGATTTCGGCCCCGATTCGATGACGGAGTCCGGCTATCCCCGAATCGCCAAGCGCTGGCGTCGCGGCGAGCCACTCGAGAATGCCCAGACGCTGTTCGAGGGTGCGGCTTCAGACGTGAGCGTCGGCGGCGGCTACGACCCGACGCCGGGCTTCGAGCGACTGTTCATCACACGGTCTTTCGACTTCTTCAACCGCGACCGTTTCGAGCTTCGCGGCGACGAGTTGATCGACATCGAGATTCCTACCGACTCCGCGATGTCCGTGCACCGCGAGTGGCTGTTGATCCGGCCGCGAACCGAGTGGACCGTCGGCGCGATCACCTACCGGCCGGGTTCACTGCTGGCGGCTCGCTATGACGAATTCCTTTCCGGCGCCCGGGAACTGACCGTCGTCTTCGAACCCGACGAGCATTCCAGCCTGGACAACTACGCGTGGGCGCGAGACCACCTGGTGCTCGTCACGCTGGTCGACGTGGCGAGCCACGTGGAACTCGTCACGCCCGGCACGTGGGAGCGCTCGGAGATCTCCGGCATCCCGCCGAACACCAACACCGTGCTCGTGGACATCGACGAGCACGGTGACGAGATGTTCCTGGACTCAAGCGGATTCGACACACCGTCGCAGTTGCTGTGGGGACGGGCAGGTGGCGAGGTGGCGACGATCAAGAGCGCGCCCGCGTTCTTCGACGCCTCCGATATCGAAGTCACGCAGCATTTCGTGGCGTCGGCCGATGGCACGAAGATCCCGTACTTCGTGGTCGGCCAACGTGGTTCGACCGGCCCGGGGCCGACATTGCTCGGCGGGTACGGCGGGTTCGAGGTCGCCAACACCCCGGGTTACGCGGGGGTGCTCGGCCGGCTGTGGCTGGCTCGCGGCGGCACCTATGTGCTGGCGAACATCCGCGGCGGGGGCGAGTACGGCCCGACGTGGCACACCCAGGCGATGCGCGAGAACAGGCACCTGGTGTACGAAGACTTCGCCGCGGTGGCATCCGACCTCGTGGACCGTGGCGTCACCACCGTCGACCAGCTGGGTGCCCAGGGCGGCAGCAACGGTGGCCTCTTGATGGGCGTCATGCTGACGCGGTATCCCGAACTGTTCGGAGCGCTGGTGTGCAGCGTGCCCCTGCTGGACATGCGCCGTTTCCACCTGCTGCTCGCCGGCGCCTCGTGGATGGCCGAGTACGGCGATCCGGATGACCCCGACGATTGGGCGTTCATCTCCGAATATTCTCCGTACCAGAACATCTCGGCGGACCGCCGCTACCCGCCGGTGTTGATCACCACGTCGACCCGCGACGACCGGGTGCACCCGGGCCACGCCAGGAAGATGGCTGCGGCGCTGGAACAGCTGGGGCATTCGGTGGCGTACTACGAGAACATCGAGGGCGGGCACGCCGGTGCGGCCGACAACGCGCAGACGGCCTTCAAGTCCGCGCTGATCTACGAGTACCTGTGGTCGATGCTCAGTCGACCAGACGATCGCCGAGGAACCGGTCCGGCCCCGTCACGCCCGGCAGGATGA